A single genomic interval of Metasolibacillus fluoroglycofenilyticus harbors:
- the gcvPA gene encoding aminomethyl-transferring glycine dehydrogenase subunit GcvPA — translation MKHRYLPMTEQDKQEMLATIGVDSIDALFSDIPEEVRFQGQYDIKEAKSEAALMKELAALAAKNKDTAANVSFLGAGVYNHYKPVIVDHVISRSEFYTAYTPYQPEISQGELQAIFEFQTMIAELTGMDLANSSMYDGGTSLAEAGMLAAGHTRRKKILVSGAIHPEYKDVVATYAYGQSIEIVAVPTKDGVTDIEALKGLVDDQTAAVMVQYPNFFGQIEDLKTIGEITHEAKGLFVVSANPLALGVLTPPGKLGADIAVGDAQVFGIAEGFGGPHCGYFAVTSKLMRKVPGRLVGETVDEQGRRGYVLTLQAREQHIRRDKATSNICSNQALLALAASVAMTAFGKQGIQEVAKQNIVKTRYAKNAFEAAGFEVAYQGAHFNEIVVKTKKSVTEINKGLIDKGIIGGFDLGRVYPELENHALIAVTELRTKEEIDAFVAEMGAYNA, via the coding sequence ATGAAACATCGTTATTTACCAATGACGGAACAGGACAAACAAGAAATGTTAGCAACAATTGGCGTTGATTCAATTGATGCACTATTCTCAGATATTCCAGAGGAAGTTCGTTTCCAAGGGCAATATGACATTAAAGAAGCAAAATCAGAAGCAGCATTAATGAAAGAGCTAGCAGCATTAGCAGCGAAAAACAAGGATACAGCAGCAAACGTATCATTTTTAGGTGCGGGCGTTTATAACCACTACAAGCCTGTAATTGTTGACCATGTTATTTCTCGTTCAGAGTTTTACACTGCTTACACACCATATCAACCAGAAATTTCACAAGGTGAGCTACAAGCGATTTTTGAGTTCCAAACGATGATTGCAGAATTAACAGGCATGGATTTAGCGAACTCATCAATGTATGATGGCGGTACATCACTTGCTGAAGCAGGTATGCTAGCAGCGGGTCATACGCGTCGTAAAAAAATTCTTGTATCGGGTGCGATACATCCAGAATATAAAGATGTTGTGGCAACATACGCATACGGTCAATCAATCGAAATCGTTGCAGTGCCAACGAAGGATGGCGTAACGGATATTGAAGCACTAAAAGGCTTAGTGGATGATCAAACAGCGGCTGTAATGGTACAATATCCAAACTTCTTTGGTCAAATTGAAGATTTAAAAACAATTGGCGAAATTACGCACGAAGCAAAAGGTTTATTTGTCGTATCAGCAAACCCATTAGCCCTTGGGGTATTAACACCTCCAGGTAAGCTTGGTGCTGATATTGCAGTAGGTGATGCACAAGTATTCGGTATTGCAGAAGGCTTCGGCGGTCCTCACTGTGGTTATTTTGCAGTAACATCAAAATTAATGCGTAAAGTACCTGGTCGTTTAGTTGGTGAAACAGTTGACGAGCAAGGTCGCCGTGGTTATGTATTAACATTACAAGCGCGTGAACAGCATATCCGTCGTGATAAAGCGACATCAAATATTTGTTCGAACCAAGCATTACTAGCACTTGCAGCTTCTGTTGCAATGACGGCATTTGGTAAGCAAGGAATTCAGGAAGTGGCAAAGCAAAATATCGTTAAAACACGCTATGCAAAAAATGCTTTTGAAGCTGCTGGCTTTGAAGTTGCTTATCAAGGTGCACACTTCAATGAAATCGTTGTGAAAACGAAAAAATCTGTTACTGAAATTAATAAAGGCTTAATTGACAAAGGCATTATCGGTGGTTTTGATTTAGGTCGTGTATATCCTGAGCTAGAAAACCATGCGTTAATCGCTGTAACAGAGCTACGTACTAAAGAAGAAATTGACGCATTCGTTGCAGAGATGGGGGCTTACAATGCATAA
- the gcvPB gene encoding aminomethyl-transferring glycine dehydrogenase subunit GcvPB, whose protein sequence is MHNENQSLIFEITKPGRVGYNLEPLDVPEYDLADLLPEGYVREEAAELPEVSELDIMRHYTALSRRNHGVDSGFYPLGSCTMKYNPKINEAVARFSGFANVHPLQDESTVQGAMELLYDLQTSLEEITGMDEVTLQPAAGAHGEWTALLMIRAFHEANGEGHRNKVIVPDSAHGTNPASATVAGFETITIKSGEDGLVDLEDLRRVVGPDTAALMLTNPNTLGLFEENIIEMAKIIHEVGGKVYYDGANLNAVMSKARPGDMGFDCVHLNLHKTFTGPHGGGGPGSGPVGVKADLIPFLPKPVLVKKEDGTFHFDYNRPQSIGRVKPYYGNFGINVRAYTYIRTMGPDGLKAVTEYAVLNANYMMRRLEEFYDLPYNRHCKHEFVLSGRRQKKLGVRTLDIAKRLLDFGYHPPTVYFPLNVEEGIMIEPTETESKETLDAFCDVMIAIAKEAEENPTIVQEAPHTTVVSRLDEARAARTPVLRYTK, encoded by the coding sequence ATGCATAACGAAAACCAATCACTCATTTTTGAAATTACAAAACCTGGTCGTGTTGGCTATAACTTAGAGCCGCTTGATGTGCCAGAATACGATTTAGCAGACTTATTACCAGAAGGCTATGTGCGCGAAGAGGCTGCTGAGCTACCAGAAGTATCTGAATTAGATATTATGCGCCATTACACAGCCCTGTCTCGCCGTAACCATGGTGTAGACTCAGGCTTCTATCCACTCGGCTCATGTACAATGAAGTACAATCCAAAAATTAACGAAGCTGTAGCGCGTTTTAGCGGCTTCGCGAATGTGCACCCATTACAGGACGAATCAACGGTACAAGGTGCAATGGAGCTATTATATGATTTACAAACCTCTCTAGAAGAAATTACAGGTATGGATGAAGTAACATTACAACCAGCAGCAGGTGCGCACGGTGAGTGGACAGCGTTATTGATGATTCGCGCATTCCACGAGGCAAATGGTGAAGGTCACCGTAATAAAGTGATTGTTCCTGACTCAGCGCACGGTACTAACCCAGCATCTGCAACAGTTGCGGGCTTTGAAACAATTACAATTAAATCAGGTGAGGACGGTCTTGTGGACTTAGAGGATTTACGCCGTGTTGTAGGTCCTGATACAGCAGCATTAATGCTAACAAACCCAAATACACTTGGTTTATTCGAAGAAAACATCATTGAGATGGCAAAAATCATCCATGAAGTAGGCGGGAAAGTTTATTATGATGGTGCTAACTTAAACGCAGTTATGTCAAAAGCACGCCCTGGCGATATGGGCTTTGACTGCGTGCACTTAAACTTACACAAAACATTCACAGGTCCACACGGTGGCGGTGGCCCAGGGTCGGGTCCAGTTGGGGTAAAAGCAGATTTAATTCCGTTCTTACCAAAGCCAGTCTTGGTGAAAAAAGAAGATGGTACATTCCACTTCGATTACAATCGTCCGCAATCAATCGGTCGCGTGAAGCCTTACTACGGTAACTTCGGTATTAATGTACGTGCATATACGTATATTCGTACAATGGGTCCAGACGGCTTAAAAGCGGTGACAGAATATGCGGTATTAAACGCTAACTATATGATGCGTCGCTTAGAAGAATTTTATGATTTACCGTATAACCGTCATTGTAAGCATGAATTCGTTTTATCTGGTCGCCGTCAAAAGAAACTTGGCGTACGTACGCTTGATATTGCGAAACGTTTACTTGACTTTGGCTATCATCCACCAACAGTATACTTCCCGCTTAATGTGGAAGAAGGTATTATGATTGAGCCAACTGAAACGGAATCAAAAGAAACATTGGATGCATTCTGTGATGTAATGATTGCAATTGCAAAAGAAGCAGAAGAAAATCCAACAATCGTACAAGAAGCACCACATACGACAGTTGTATCGCGCTTAGATGAAGCCCGCGCAGCTCGTACACCTGTGCTACGTTATACAAAATAA
- a CDS encoding rhodanese-like domain-containing protein: MKILITLLIVIAVIAVYILISSMRLKKAVTNLTQDEFIQGYRKAQLIDLREAKEFDAGHILGARNIPSTQLNTRYKEIRPDLPVYLYCQNTGRSARAALMLKKRGFNQIYQLQGGFRTWTGKIKSKA; this comes from the coding sequence GTGAAAATTTTGATTACACTACTTATCGTTATTGCAGTCATCGCTGTATATATTTTAATTAGCTCAATGCGGTTGAAAAAGGCGGTAACGAATTTAACACAGGATGAATTTATTCAAGGCTACCGCAAAGCACAATTAATCGACTTGCGTGAAGCAAAAGAGTTTGATGCTGGACATATTTTAGGCGCTCGTAATATCCCATCAACACAGCTCAACACACGCTACAAAGAAATTCGTCCAGACTTACCAGTATACTTATACTGCCAAAACACAGGCCGTAGCGCACGTGCAGCACTCATGCTAAAAAAGCGCGGCTTTAATCAAATCTATCAGCTCCAAGGCGGCTTCAGAACTTGGACAGGCAAGATTAAATCAAAGGCATAA
- a CDS encoding glycerol dehydrogenase, which translates to MFKKPKSITSPKKFIVGQNLLKTLPNYTKVYGDHAYVICDEFILERAKEEAGKSFESEGYKSEFVKFNYEITQGEIDKHRELVKQSGANVIVGIGGGKTLDTAKATAYYEHLPVVIFPTIASTDAPCTALAVIYNSDGSFDRYLFLPSNPDVVLADTTILAAAPTRFFVAGIGDALATYFEARACYHKNGDNLVNLKPTLSGLGIAKMCYDTIIEYGLQAKIAVDQGISTLAVENIIEATIYLSGVGAEAGGLAAAHAIHNGMTAVPSLHGAQHGEKVVFGVLTQLVLESAPKEEIEDVIQFIKEIGLPLTLNDLGLDEFREEEWRKVAETACAEGDTMKNMPHPVTPDDVYQAIIAANALAEHYQN; encoded by the coding sequence ATGTTTAAAAAGCCAAAATCCATTACATCACCTAAAAAATTTATAGTCGGTCAAAATTTATTGAAAACATTACCGAATTATACAAAGGTATATGGTGACCACGCTTATGTAATATGTGATGAGTTTATTCTTGAACGTGCCAAGGAAGAAGCTGGTAAGTCTTTTGAAAGTGAAGGCTATAAAAGTGAATTTGTAAAATTTAATTATGAAATTACGCAGGGAGAAATTGATAAACACCGTGAATTAGTCAAACAATCTGGAGCAAACGTAATTGTTGGTATCGGTGGCGGAAAAACATTAGACACAGCTAAAGCAACTGCTTATTATGAGCACTTACCTGTAGTAATTTTTCCGACCATTGCTTCAACTGATGCACCATGTACAGCCCTTGCAGTTATTTATAATTCTGATGGTTCATTCGACCGTTATTTGTTTTTACCATCAAATCCAGATGTTGTATTGGCGGATACTACGATATTAGCTGCGGCACCGACACGTTTTTTTGTAGCTGGGATTGGAGATGCCCTTGCTACTTATTTTGAAGCACGTGCATGTTACCATAAAAATGGTGATAATTTGGTGAATTTAAAACCAACTTTATCAGGGTTAGGAATTGCTAAAATGTGCTATGACACCATTATAGAATATGGTCTTCAAGCAAAAATCGCAGTTGATCAAGGTATATCCACACTAGCAGTTGAAAATATAATTGAAGCGACCATTTATTTAAGTGGTGTAGGCGCTGAAGCTGGTGGCTTAGCTGCTGCCCATGCTATTCATAATGGAATGACTGCTGTTCCATCACTTCATGGTGCACAACATGGTGAAAAAGTAGTATTTGGTGTTTTAACACAGCTTGTCTTAGAAAGTGCACCAAAAGAGGAAATTGAAGATGTAATTCAATTTATCAAAGAGATTGGTTTACCATTAACTTTAAATGATCTTGGTCTGGATGAATTCCGAGAAGAGGAGTGGAGAAAAGTGGCTGAAACTGCCTGTGCCGAAGGAGATACCATGAAAAATATGCCGCATCCAGTTACTCCTGATGATGTGTATCAAGCAATTATTGCTGCAAATGCATTAGCAGAGCATTATCAAAATTAG
- a CDS encoding metal ABC transporter solute-binding protein, Zn/Mn family: protein MKRFLAVMGLILLLAACSDGGEEREGNVVATTGQIGDAIKIIGGEHLQVTTLMGPGVDPHLYKATQSDLTKLDRAEVIFYNGLYLEGQMQDIFNQMAEEKTVLAVGEQLDKGALLADDEDAALHDPHIWFDIDLWKEVVAAIGATLVGEYPEYKDDFEANEAAYLAQLDELKEYVTSRVEEIPAQQRILVTAHDAFNYFGESLGFDVRGLQGLSTDSEYGVKDVQNMVDYLVENNIKAIFIESSVSDKAMKAVIEGAKEKGHAVIIGGELFSDAMGAEGTEEGTYLGMYKYNVDTIVDSLK from the coding sequence ATGAAACGGTTTTTAGCAGTTATGGGATTAATTTTATTGTTAGCCGCATGTAGTGATGGAGGAGAGGAAAGAGAAGGAAATGTTGTGGCGACTACAGGACAAATTGGGGATGCGATCAAAATAATAGGTGGGGAGCATTTACAAGTGACGACATTAATGGGGCCGGGTGTAGACCCCCATTTATACAAAGCAACGCAAAGTGATTTAACAAAGCTAGATAGAGCGGAAGTGATTTTTTATAACGGCTTATATTTAGAAGGGCAGATGCAGGATATTTTTAATCAAATGGCTGAGGAAAAAACGGTATTGGCAGTAGGTGAGCAGCTAGATAAAGGTGCATTATTAGCTGATGATGAGGATGCTGCATTACATGACCCGCATATTTGGTTTGATATTGATTTATGGAAAGAGGTCGTAGCTGCGATTGGAGCTACATTAGTTGGGGAGTATCCCGAGTACAAGGATGATTTTGAAGCAAATGAAGCGGCATACTTGGCGCAATTAGATGAATTAAAGGAATATGTGACTAGTCGTGTGGAGGAAATTCCAGCACAACAAAGAATCTTAGTTACTGCTCATGATGCCTTTAATTATTTTGGTGAAAGCTTAGGCTTTGATGTAAGAGGGTTGCAAGGCTTGAGCACAGATTCGGAATATGGGGTAAAGGATGTGCAAAATATGGTTGATTATTTAGTAGAAAATAATATTAAAGCTATTTTCATAGAGTCTAGCGTATCGGATAAGGCAATGAAGGCAGTTATTGAAGGTGCAAAGGAGAAAGGGCATGCTGTCATTATTGGTGGCGAATTATTCTCGGATGCAATGGGTGCTGAAGGAACGGAAGAGGGCACGTATTTAGGTATGTATAAATATAATGTCGACACAATTGTCGATTCATTGAAGTAG
- a CDS encoding metal ABC transporter ATP-binding protein has translation MEALTVENLSVAYDKKKVLENVNVSVPTGHLAAIIGPNGAGKSTFLKAILNQLPNKIGKVEILGKSFSPKSLVVGYVPQRNAVDWDFPTTAIDVVLMGRYGHRGLFKRPTKHDRVLAMQALTSVGMQDFAERSIGQLSGGQQQRVFLARALAQNAEIYFLDEPFAGVDAATEKTIIEILKNLKAQGKSIFVVHHDLQTVTEYFDYTILLNKTILAAGKTDEIFTREKLQQTYGGKLLMMEAM, from the coding sequence ATGGAAGCTTTAACTGTTGAAAATTTATCGGTTGCTTATGATAAAAAAAAGGTGCTTGAAAATGTCAATGTGTCAGTACCAACTGGGCATTTAGCTGCGATTATTGGACCAAATGGCGCTGGCAAATCGACTTTTTTAAAAGCGATATTGAACCAACTGCCAAATAAAATTGGCAAGGTGGAGATTTTAGGAAAGTCCTTTTCGCCGAAGAGCTTAGTTGTTGGCTATGTGCCCCAACGCAATGCTGTGGATTGGGATTTTCCAACGACAGCGATTGATGTAGTGTTAATGGGGCGCTACGGACACCGCGGGTTATTTAAGCGCCCAACAAAGCATGATAGAGTGCTTGCCATGCAGGCGTTAACGAGTGTTGGAATGCAGGATTTTGCAGAGCGCTCAATCGGTCAGCTATCAGGAGGACAACAACAGCGTGTGTTCCTAGCTAGGGCATTAGCGCAAAATGCAGAGATTTATTTTTTAGATGAGCCGTTTGCAGGGGTTGATGCCGCAACGGAAAAAACAATTATTGAGATTTTAAAAAATTTAAAGGCACAAGGAAAAAGTATTTTTGTTGTTCATCATGATTTGCAAACTGTAACAGAGTATTTTGACTACACTATTTTATTAAATAAAACAATCTTAGCTGCGGGAAAAACAGATGAAATATTTACGAGAGAGAAGCTACAGCAAACGTATGGTGGCAAATTATTAATGATGGAAGCGATGTAA
- a CDS encoding metal ABC transporter permease, with protein MLAGNLLWVLIGTSLLGIAAGITGTFSFLQKQSLVGDAAAHATLPGIAIAFLLTGQKELPVLMLGAAITSALSIYCIQWIVTYSKLKADAAIGLVLAVFFGVGIVLLTIVNRSPLGNQSGLNDFIFGKAAAMTKSDLTWLFMSAIIIIAVSLFMYKEWKLIIFDPVYAKGIGLPVEALKACLTALIVMTIVTGIQAVGVILMSALLIIPAASAKLWMKRLHTMLLFSGIAGGLAGIVGTFISSLRVGLSTGPIIVLCAASIFFISYLFSPKSGQLSKYRRKNKFQQGEV; from the coding sequence ATGCTAGCAGGAAATTTACTTTGGGTTTTAATTGGAACATCGCTTCTTGGTATAGCAGCAGGTATTACAGGAACGTTTTCCTTTCTACAAAAGCAAAGCCTAGTCGGTGATGCTGCCGCACATGCAACATTACCGGGAATAGCTATCGCCTTTTTATTGACAGGACAAAAGGAGCTACCTGTTTTAATGCTTGGTGCAGCCATTACCTCAGCTCTTTCGATTTACTGCATCCAATGGATTGTCACATATTCCAAGCTTAAGGCAGATGCGGCAATTGGGCTAGTGCTTGCTGTGTTTTTTGGCGTAGGCATTGTACTATTAACAATTGTCAATCGAAGCCCGCTCGGTAATCAAAGTGGCCTAAATGATTTTATTTTTGGCAAAGCAGCAGCGATGACAAAATCAGATTTAACTTGGTTATTTATGAGTGCGATAATTATTATAGCAGTGAGCCTTTTCATGTATAAAGAGTGGAAGCTTATTATTTTTGACCCAGTCTATGCAAAGGGAATTGGTTTACCAGTAGAAGCATTGAAAGCTTGTTTAACAGCACTTATTGTGATGACGATTGTCACAGGGATTCAGGCGGTCGGTGTAATTTTAATGTCAGCATTGCTTATAATTCCAGCAGCAAGTGCTAAGTTGTGGATGAAAAGGCTTCATACAATGCTATTGTTTAGTGGTATTGCTGGAGGCTTGGCAGGTATTGTAGGTACATTTATTAGCTCACTACGTGTGGGGTTATCAACAGGGCCGATTATCGTTTTATGTGCTGCAAGCATCTTTTTCATTTCCTATTTATTTAGCCCAAAGTCTGGACAGCTAAGTAAATATAGAAGAAAAAACAAATTTCAGCAAGGTGAAGTATGA
- a CDS encoding metal ABC transporter permease yields MIEFWVILTGVLVGATCGIAGVFLILRKMSMIADAISHTVLFGIVMAFIITQSLNGLWMLVGAAIAGILTAYLVQLLQSSGIQEDAAIGVTFTTLFALGVLLITLFAGNVHLDVEHVLMGEISFVPWDKWTILSITMPKAVWMLLLVLVINVAFLMLFYKEMKLSTFDYVYAATIGLPVILLHYAFMTTISLTTVAAFDSVGAILVVAMLIGPAATAYLISKSIKEMFVWSVSFGVVSALVGYYAAKWLDTSIAGMMASVVGIFFIVIFIVDKCQQRLNKKAVANKRSF; encoded by the coding sequence ATGATTGAATTTTGGGTTATTTTAACAGGTGTTTTAGTTGGAGCTACGTGTGGCATTGCAGGTGTCTTTTTAATTCTTCGTAAAATGTCGATGATTGCAGATGCAATTAGTCATACAGTATTATTCGGTATAGTAATGGCCTTTATCATTACACAATCATTAAACGGCTTGTGGATGTTAGTTGGTGCAGCAATCGCAGGGATTTTGACTGCTTATTTAGTGCAGTTACTGCAATCCTCGGGCATTCAAGAGGATGCGGCAATTGGTGTGACGTTTACGACTTTATTTGCCCTAGGCGTTTTACTTATTACATTATTTGCAGGAAATGTTCATTTAGATGTAGAGCATGTATTAATGGGCGAAATTTCCTTTGTTCCATGGGATAAATGGACAATTTTATCCATCACAATGCCAAAAGCTGTTTGGATGCTGCTGCTTGTCCTAGTAATTAATGTGGCATTTCTTATGTTATTTTATAAAGAAATGAAGCTTTCAACATTTGATTATGTTTATGCGGCGACAATCGGCTTGCCGGTAATTTTATTGCATTATGCTTTTATGACAACAATTTCCTTAACAACAGTTGCTGCATTTGATAGCGTTGGAGCGATTTTAGTTGTAGCAATGTTAATTGGCCCTGCTGCAACTGCGTATTTAATTAGTAAATCGATTAAGGAAATGTTTGTCTGGAGTGTGAGCTTTGGTGTTGTTTCAGCCCTTGTTGGCTACTATGCAGCAAAATGGCTCGATACATCCATCGCAGGGATGATGGCTAGCGTTGTCGGAATATTTTTTATTGTGATATTTATAGTGGATAAATGTCAGCAGCGCTTAAATAAAAAAGCAGTTGCAAATAAAAGGTCTTTTTAG
- a CDS encoding lipoate--protein ligase family protein has translation MALDEALLDWHSEGSIPPVIRFYEWNPATLSIGYFQQAERDIDLEAVRRQNLGFVRRPTGGRAVLHDQELTYSIIVTEEYPNMPKTVTEAYRVLSEGILLGFKNLGLNAYFSVPDTEEKQEDLKKPRSAVCFDAPSWYELVVEGKKVAGSAQTRQKGVILQHGAILLELDEEKLLSVFKFSSDKVRQKMREKLPEKAVAMNRFVDTPFTIPQCVEAFKAGFETSLQIELVPHTLTEEQLAYVKELEAKKYANDEWNFRK, from the coding sequence ATGGCTTTGGATGAGGCATTACTTGATTGGCATAGCGAGGGAAGCATCCCGCCGGTAATTCGCTTTTACGAATGGAACCCAGCGACATTGTCGATTGGCTATTTCCAGCAGGCAGAGCGCGATATTGATTTGGAAGCTGTAAGGCGTCAAAATTTAGGATTTGTACGTCGGCCTACTGGCGGACGAGCAGTGCTTCATGACCAAGAGCTTACGTATTCAATTATTGTGACAGAGGAATACCCAAATATGCCGAAAACGGTAACAGAGGCTTATCGTGTATTAAGTGAGGGTATTTTATTAGGCTTTAAAAATTTAGGGTTGAATGCCTATTTTAGCGTACCAGATACAGAGGAAAAGCAAGAGGATTTAAAGAAGCCTAGAAGTGCCGTATGCTTTGATGCACCTAGTTGGTATGAGCTCGTAGTAGAGGGCAAAAAAGTAGCAGGTAGTGCGCAAACACGTCAAAAGGGTGTTATTTTACAGCATGGAGCCATTTTACTAGAGCTAGATGAGGAAAAGCTATTATCTGTTTTTAAGTTTTCTTCTGACAAAGTGAGGCAAAAAATGCGTGAAAAACTGCCTGAAAAAGCTGTAGCGATGAATCGATTTGTAGACACGCCATTTACAATTCCGCAATGTGTTGAAGCATTTAAGGCAGGCTTTGAAACGTCGCTACAAATTGAACTCGTTCCTCATACATTAACAGAGGAGCAGTTAGCTTATGTGAAGGAGCTAGAAGCAAAGAAATACGCCAATGATGAGTGGAATTTTAGAAAATAA
- a CDS encoding DUF4181 domain-containing protein yields the protein MEYLAIFIIVILYQWLFIPILKRKIGYIRTQDTLFYQYKTKWQLPFELAIIALVVLCILLFTPKLALWSVVFVPIGFVVIFVVRGMLEKKYAADLRHHIISFVQAFAIMIAFTSIFIYSMLMK from the coding sequence ATGGAGTATTTAGCTATTTTTATAATTGTTATCCTTTATCAATGGCTGTTCATCCCGATTTTAAAACGAAAAATAGGTTATATTCGCACCCAAGACACACTGTTTTATCAATATAAAACAAAATGGCAGCTCCCGTTTGAATTAGCTATTATTGCACTTGTTGTGCTATGTATCCTATTATTTACGCCGAAGCTTGCGCTGTGGTCTGTTGTCTTTGTGCCAATTGGCTTTGTCGTGATTTTCGTGGTGCGCGGCATGTTAGAGAAGAAATATGCTGCTGATTTACGCCACCATATTATTTCATTTGTCCAAGCATTTGCGATTATGATTGCGTTTACAAGCATTTTTATTTATAGCATGTTGATGAAGTGA
- a CDS encoding DMT family transporter translates to MKKYIGDAMMLTTAIVWGSGFVVTAIALKYLTAYQVMAGRFILAALILLLLFGYKLKGLRWSVVWKGAVLGTILYVAFAFQTVGLEYTTASKNAFLTAVNVVIVPLIAFVFYKRKIDGYEMFGSVFALVGIGLLSLQGSLMMNIGDILTLICAVGFAFDIFYTNYFVQKEDALLLTIVQFVTAAAIGTFVVIVQGDIPTTIAKEGIYSIIYLAVFSTTLAYVFQNVAHKYTTATKAAIILSTEALFGTLFSILFLHEILTFKMTMGALLIMVAILIAELKPAYFKKRMMDKLQRR, encoded by the coding sequence GTGAAAAAGTATATTGGAGATGCCATGATGCTCACAACAGCAATTGTTTGGGGGAGTGGCTTCGTTGTAACAGCGATTGCATTAAAATATTTAACTGCCTACCAAGTAATGGCAGGGCGTTTTATATTGGCGGCACTTATTTTGTTATTATTATTTGGTTATAAATTGAAGGGGCTACGTTGGTCAGTTGTTTGGAAAGGAGCGGTATTAGGGACAATTTTATATGTTGCTTTTGCTTTTCAAACAGTAGGATTAGAATATACAACCGCATCGAAAAATGCCTTTTTAACAGCAGTAAATGTTGTTATTGTGCCTTTAATTGCATTTGTTTTCTATAAAAGAAAAATTGATGGCTATGAGATGTTTGGTTCAGTTTTCGCTTTAGTGGGGATTGGCTTATTGTCGCTGCAAGGCTCTTTAATGATGAATATAGGCGATATATTAACACTAATTTGTGCTGTAGGCTTTGCGTTTGATATTTTTTATACGAATTATTTTGTGCAAAAAGAGGATGCACTCCTTTTGACGATTGTGCAGTTTGTGACAGCGGCAGCTATTGGTACATTTGTGGTGATTGTGCAAGGAGATATCCCAACGACAATCGCAAAAGAGGGGATTTATTCTATTATTTATTTAGCCGTTTTCTCAACGACGCTTGCTTATGTCTTTCAAAATGTTGCGCATAAATATACGACCGCAACGAAGGCGGCCATTATTTTATCAACGGAAGCTTTATTTGGTACATTGTTTTCCATCTTATTTTTACATGAAATATTGACGTTTAAAATGACGATGGGTGCATTATTAATTATGGTAGCGATTTTAATCGCGGAGCTGAAGCCAGCCTATTTCAAAAAGAGGATGATGGACAAGCTACAGCGACGGTGA